A window of the Butyricimonas virosa genome harbors these coding sequences:
- a CDS encoding single-stranded DNA-binding protein has product MKQIENNFAVSGFVGKDAEIRQFANASVARFSLAISRQEKNGEETKRISAFINVEAWRNNANTDSLSQITKSTLLTVEGYFKPEEWTDKDGVKHNRIILVANKFYPTPDKEDAPAEPEKKTKKGKK; this is encoded by the coding sequence ATGAAACAGATTGAGAACAATTTCGCAGTATCAGGATTCGTAGGTAAGGATGCAGAAATCCGTCAGTTCGCAAACGCAAGCGTAGCACGCTTCTCATTGGCAATCAGCCGCCAGGAGAAAAACGGCGAGGAAACCAAACGTATCTCCGCTTTCATCAATGTGGAAGCATGGCGCAACAACGCCAACACCGATTCTCTATCCCAGATCACAAAGAGCACCCTGCTTACCGTAGAGGGCTACTTCAAACCCGAAGAGTGGACAGATAAAGACGGTGTAAAACACAATCGCATTATCCTGGTCGCCAACAAATTCTATCCGACACCAGACAAGGAGGACGCTCCGGCAGAGCCAGAGAAGAAAACTAAAAAAGGCAAGAAATAG
- a CDS encoding recombinase family protein — protein sequence MAKVGYIFKAAHYDSLDPDKAWMEQYGCVQVIEEETGHEKLRPQWKQLITSLDRGDELVLAKFSNALRGSRELAAFIEFCRIKVIRIISIHDKIDSRGELFPETKVADVLEMFGSLPEECAALRKASSHVIHLKQNITQPAKEKNVSKSEREKTIVAMYNNGHSIDDIWRVSGFSSRSSVFRILNKYGVSLNRGKFSGPLGKRKPKEE from the coding sequence ATGGCAAAAGTTGGTTACATATTCAAGGCTGCCCATTATGACAGTCTTGATCCTGATAAAGCATGGATGGAACAATATGGTTGTGTACAAGTGATAGAAGAAGAAACTGGACATGAAAAACTCCGTCCTCAATGGAAGCAGCTCATAACAAGTCTGGATCGTGGTGATGAGTTGGTGCTGGCCAAGTTCAGCAACGCACTACGTGGTTCAAGGGAACTTGCTGCCTTCATAGAGTTTTGCAGAATAAAGGTAATACGTATAATCTCTATCCATGATAAAATTGACAGCCGTGGAGAACTGTTCCCCGAAACCAAGGTTGCAGATGTGCTGGAGATGTTTGGCTCTTTGCCCGAAGAATGTGCAGCACTGCGCAAAGCTTCTTCCCATGTGATACACCTGAAGCAGAACATCACCCAGCCAGCCAAAGAAAAAAACGTAAGCAAGTCTGAACGAGAAAAGACCATTGTAGCCATGTATAACAACGGGCATTCTATTGACGACATCTGGCGTGTTAGCGGATTCAGTAGCCGCAGTTCAGTATTTCGCATTCTGAACAAATACGGAGTATCACTCAATCGTGGCAAATTCAGCGGACCGCTCGGGAAACGTAAACCAAAAGAGGAGTAA
- a CDS encoding LPD28 domain-containing protein, with translation MLYDYRKECKTPMSLVLENGFSIEGEFIDLRIATDTLPEGKVWYHIRHSDDDWSEPASLKNGCVVVNFCGTFVCDPIADFPLGSELEITDWTYLN, from the coding sequence ATGTTGTACGATTACAGGAAAGAATGCAAAACACCTATGTCATTGGTGCTGGAGAACGGTTTTTCTATTGAGGGGGAGTTTATTGACTTGCGTATTGCCACGGATACGCTTCCAGAGGGTAAGGTGTGGTATCATATCCGGCATTCCGATGATGATTGGTCCGAACCGGCATCATTGAAGAATGGCTGTGTGGTGGTCAATTTTTGTGGTACATTTGTTTGTGACCCTATCGCAGATTTTCCTCTTGGTTCAGAACTGGAAATAACGGACTGGACATATCTGAATTGA